The DNA window GCCCTGGTAATCCAGACGGGTAATGGCCGTCAGGTAGTTGTTGCGCCCCGCTGACTTGGGTGGCGGCAATATGTCACCCCAAGTCATGTTGACAATATGCTCCACCTTGCCCACCAGAAAGCCCTGCACGCTGCGGTTGTATTCGGTGATGATAAGGTTGGCGTCGCCCCCTGCCGGTGACGGGCTGAAACCTATGGCCCGCCGCAAATCGATGACAGGAATCGAGGTACCGCGGATATTGGCAACGCCTTTCACATGGGGGTGACTGCCGGGCATGGCGCTGAGCGCCGGCAGCTTGACCACTTCCTTGACCTTGAACACATTGATTGCGAACAGTTGGGTACTGCTGAGCCGAAACAGCAGCAGTTCAAGTCGGTTCTCACCTACCAGCTGAGTGCGTGAGTCCACTGAATCAAGAATTTTCGCCATAACCCTGTCTCTTTTCCCGGTACATAAGCCCGGGCTAAAAAATTGAACTGCAATGGATTATAGCGGCAAAGCCCGGGGCATTATATGGCCGTTACCCGGGTTTGGGCGCTGTCAGTGTGGTGCAGATCCCATTTTCAAATACTGTCTGCCCCTGCCAACGGCAAGCCTGGATATCCCCCATTCCAGAGCATCGCTGGACCTTACGGGCGAACCTGAGTCACAACCTTTTGCAGCAGCATTTGTCCCGCGAGGTTACAGAAATTACGCTGCCCCACCGGCTCAAAGCCACAGCGTCTGGCCTCGGCCAAAAATTGCTTGTGGTCGAAACGGTTTTGCTGCGGATGGTCAAACAGCCGCCTGGCGATGGGATTGCAGATGGCACTGCGATAGAGATCCGTCAGCAGAAAATAGCCACCGGGTGTCAGTACCCTATATACCTCGGCCACGGCACCCTGCCAGTTGGGAATGTGATGAAAAACGGCAAAGTTGCATACCAGATCAAATGAGCCATCGGCAAAGGGCAAGTCGGTGGCATCCGCAGTCATGGCATTAAACCAGGGCTCATGGGCATACCGGTCGCGGGTGCTTTGCACCATGGCCTGGTCCAAATCCACCGCTGTGACCCGCTCGGCCCCGAGCCGGCGGCGGATAAAGTCGACCCCGTTGCCAAAACCGCAGCCTATTTCCAGCGCCGCTGCGCAGGGCCCCGGGCCCTTGTCATACAGTGACAACAACAAGGGGGCCTCGACCCTGTCCTGCAAAATACGCCTGGCGCGGGAACGCACCACGGAACGTTCAAAATCATTTAATTTCATTCCGCTTGTACCACCCTGGGATTGGGCCATTCACGACCGGAACCCTTTTCATCTGCACCCATAACCATGGCCGCCGGCACAAGGGAGGAGCCATGGTGCTCTATGATGGTCATGATGCCCAAATGCAGCTCGTGGGCCAGTTGATGATAGGTGGCAACACTGGTGGTGGCGAGATACGCAAGCACCTTGAGCTCCAGACCAAATTGGCCAAAGCCTCCCAGGGTGACCTCAAGCGGTTGCTTTTCCACCATGGGGTGTCTCGCCAACAGGGCTTTGATGTCTGTGACTATGGCCTGGATTTGTTCACCGCCGGTGGAGTAATCGAGCCTGATGGCCGGATTGAAGCGGATCTTCTCCCGCTCCGACAGGTTTTCAATTTCCATTTCCGCCAGCTTGGCATTGGGTATATGCAGCACACTGCGGTCGAGGGTGCGAATACGGGTCAAACGCAGACCGATTTCCTCCACCCGCCCTTCCAACTCGCCCATTCTGCAGCGCTGTCCCACCTTCACCGGCGCCGAGGCATACAGGGTGACGGCTCCAATGAAATTTTCGATGGACTGTTTGGAGGCCAGGGCCACAGCAATACCGCCAATACCCATACCGGCCAATATCGCTCCGGCATTGAAGCCCATATGCTGCAACCACATCAGGGTCGCCAGTGCCAGCACAGTGGTACGGACAAGGTTACTCAGAGGCCGCAACAGGGCTGCAGCCTGTTTATTGCCGCGGGCCATCAAACGCTCACGCCAGTGGCTTTGAACCAGGCCGGTCAGGCTCCACAGCATCCACACCGAAGTCAGGGCGAGCAATAATCCGTTATCGGCAATGTCCCGGGTTGGCGCCGGCAAGGTGGTATTGCCAAGCGCCAGCTTGTACAGCAGCACAGCCAGCAAAAAACGCAGCGCACCACTGCTGAGACGGGCCAGCTCATAACGCAATGGCCAGCGGCTTCGCAGCAGCCATGCCCGCAGCAGCCAGGTCAGGGGAAGTACCACCACAAATGCACCGCCAAGCAGGCTGAGGATCAGCGCCCACTCCCACAGGTCGAGCATCAGCAGGCGCCCGGCGGGCGCATGCCTGATATACCACTCCACCAGCGGACTGTAGCCCAGGGTGCGATACAGTTCGGGCAATTGGGCGACCGTGGCACTGGAAACCTTCCACACCCATGATGACTTACTGCCGGGTACACGTTGCAGCAGCAGCTCAACCTCCCGGCCTGCCACGGTCAGGGACGCAAAACTGTCACGTTCCGCCGTCTGACCATCGTTGACCGCCCCTTCGGGACTGTCGCTGATCCGGGCCAGATCGACCCACAAATTCCTGTCGATAATGGCCAGCAGCATCATGGCGTATTCCGGTGCCTGCTGGATATTCATGCCGCGGGGCAGATAACGTAAGTCCAGGTATCTGGCCGCCCGGTTAAAATCTTCAGCGTCGGCCGCATGAAAAAAGCCCTGCAAGGCGCCCCTGGGTGTATCCCGATGCAAGGGATCGCGGTAATCGAAGTGGGCGTCGGCCCCCATGTCCCCGGCAATTTCCTGGTCGATTTGCTCTTCCTTTGCCACGGCTGTTATCAGGTCCGATTGGGCGGCATTGGCAGTGGCATTCGATGGCGATTCGGCCGCTGTTGCCGTCCCCATGGCCAGCAGCCACAGCAGCATCACTGCCCCAAGCGACTTTTGCATCTTGTGTCCTTATGTGTTTGCGCTTTTGGCCCAGTCTAGCACCGAAATGGCACCAATACAGCCAACACTGGTCCGGCAACTGACTGGAAATTAAAGAGGAATCCCCTTTCATTAATCTGTCATCTGTCTGTGGGACTCTGGTGCACAACCCCGACAAGGATGCCGGGCCAATGGCCTGAGCCCTGCGGAAAGTGCGATGCCAACCATCGCCAAGGCAACCCAATGTAAAAGGAGAGTGGCCATGTCATACAAGGCTGACGGTCATGATATTAAGGTGGCATTTCCGGTTGATGCGATTTCAGTAAACAAAAACTCCATCGCTTACACGGACGGCAAGGGCAAAAATCGTCAGACCTTTGCCCGGCGCAGTGAGGCGCAAAATTTTGTGAAGTGGCTGCTCAGCAGTAATCGCTGAATGGCCAAAGGCTTAGCGTTCAAGCGAAAGACCGGCGGCGTGCGCCAGTTCGGGGAATTTTCGCACATACCTGGGCAGCATGGATTCGTTGCCAAGCAATCCCCCCTGATGCAGGTATAGTACCCGGGCATCTGGGTGGGCATCCATGTAGTCAAGCAGCAGGATCCAGGCCAGCGGATCGTACAGCAGCTCAAACTGCGTGCCGGTCTTTTCCAATGCCGACCAGATCTCAAAAAACTCCCGATAACATTTGCCGAAATGGTATTTGCGTCCGGGAGAGAGAATGGTCGGAAAGTGCCTTTCCTGGGCACCGAGCCCGGCGAACTGCGCCTTTAGGTAGTTGTCATCCCCCACCAGGGCACAGGTCAGCACCTGGATATCCAGGCCCTGCTCCACAAAATACTTGCTCAGGAACAGCGCAGTGGTGCCGGTCCCGGAAGGCAGCATCAATTTAAGTTCGGCAATTCCATTGGTCGCGGCATACTCGGCAATTTCCCGTGCCAGGGCAGCAACCCCATACTCGGCGTAGCCACAGCGCCCCCCCTCGGGGACAAACAGGCAGTCTTGCTCCAGGGTTGAGACCAGGTGCTGCTGCAAATAGCTCTCAAGATTCATCCCTTCCCTGCGGGCCTGAGCCCCCACTTCAATCAGTTCGGCCCCCAGTGCCAGGGCCGCCTTGAAGTTACCGCAGGGATTGAGACGCAAATGCTCGCTGATATGGTCAACATAAAACTGCAAGTGCCAGCCCTTGAGCCTGGCCAGTGCCGCCATTGAGTAAAGGGAGTTGGCCTGGGCCGAACCGTGGCCGATAAGCCGTTTGACCCCGGGAAAGTCATGCTCCAGGAACCAGGCAAATTTGCGCGCCTTGTTGCCACTGAATTGGGGATGCAACAAGTCATCCCGTTTGACCAGCAGCCTGTGTCCGGCAAAGTTGAACTCCTCGACCGGTGACGGTGACAGTGGAAAAAGGCTCGACACATAGGGCTCCTGTACTGAATTGCCGGGCCATTGTACGTCAGTGGAGCCTTGGTGAAAATCACCGGCTTATGGTGAAACAGACCAACAGGCTTCCCCCCTTTGGCGGCAAAAATGCGTATAATACATTGTTATTAAATGACATTAGTAATTTGGCACAGTATTGGCTAGGACATTGGCAAATCACGCGGGACAGAAGTCCCGCCGTCAGCGAAATCAAGGAGAGCTATATGTCACTGCTGCGACTGCTGTTTAACATTGCCTGGTTTGTCCTCGGGGGATTTGTCATGGGGCTGGCATGGTGGCTGGCAGGATTACTGTGTTTTATCAGCATCATAGGCATCCCCTTTGGCCGAGCCTGTTTTGTCATAGGCGAACTGGCCTTTTGGCCCTTCGGTCAGGAACATGTTAACCGCCGGGTGCTCCACGGTCATGAAGATCTGGGCACAGGTCCACTGGGATTTGTCGGCAATCTGGTATGGTTCTTTCTGTTCGGGATCTGGCTCGCCATAGGCCATCTGGCCCATGCCCTGGGCTGCTTTATCACCATCATAGGTATCCCCTTCGGCATCCAGCACCTGAAGCTGGCACTGCTGAGCCTGACCCCCATAGGCCGTACCGTGGTGCCTGTGCGGGATTAACCACAGCACCAGAGCTAAGCTACAGAGCCTAAGCGCCGGGAAGGCCGGCGCTTTAGCGGCTATGCTTAGCATGTTCCGGCCAACAGGCCGGCCATGCAGGAGTCCCCGATGATACGCTGGCTGATGGGCCTGTTGTGTTTACAGCCCTTCCTCTTCGCTGCGGCCCAGGATGCCGCTACGCTGCGCATAGGCACCAATGAGGAGGTGATGTCCAAATTGCCCGGGGTGCAACAAAAAGTGCTGGAGGCATACGCCAATCTGGGTCTGGCAACGCAATTGGTGGATATGCCCGCAGCCCGCCTGCCCCTGGTGCTGCAACAGGGCCACCTCGACGGCATCATGGTGATGGAGCCGGAAGTGGTTTCCCAATGGCAACATATGCATCTGGTCAAACCGGCCATATTCAAAACCGAGTTGCGGTTATACGGCCACCGTTCGCTCAAGGTGGACTCCTTCGAAGATCTGCAACCCCTGACGCTTATCAGCGTACACGCCATCCGGGTGCTCGAATATCAGGCCAAGGCCCTGAAAATCAGCAATATCACCTACGCCAAATCCCTTCCCGGTGCGGTCGACATGCTGCGCAAGGGGCGCGGCGATATTATGTTGATGCTGCCCTCAGTAGTGGAAGAATTCGCTCGTCAGCAGGGCGTTGATGGCAAGGCTGTGGATGACAAGGCTATGGATGACAAGGCTATGGAAGACATAGTGCCGCTGCCGTTGCCGCCTCTGGTCAATTACTATTTCCATATGCTGGCAGACAGCCAAACCGAGCTGACTACTCAGCTGAGTCGGGAGCTTGAGCGTTTGAGGAGAGAATGCCCCGAGCCCAGCGACACTGTGGTGTGCCAGACCATACGTTGATCAGTCGGCTACCACGTCAGTCAGCAGCGCCAGCAACTGTGGCTGCACATCCAGGGCCAGATCATGGCCACCATTGGGCAAGTAATTCACCGATGC is part of the Shewanella cyperi genome and encodes:
- a CDS encoding 1-aminocyclopropane-1-carboxylate deaminase/D-cysteine desulfhydrase, which encodes MSSLFPLSPSPVEEFNFAGHRLLVKRDDLLHPQFSGNKARKFAWFLEHDFPGVKRLIGHGSAQANSLYSMAALARLKGWHLQFYVDHISEHLRLNPCGNFKAALALGAELIEVGAQARREGMNLESYLQQHLVSTLEQDCLFVPEGGRCGYAEYGVAALAREIAEYAATNGIAELKLMLPSGTGTTALFLSKYFVEQGLDIQVLTCALVGDDNYLKAQFAGLGAQERHFPTILSPGRKYHFGKCYREFFEIWSALEKTGTQFELLYDPLAWILLLDYMDAHPDARVLYLHQGGLLGNESMLPRYVRKFPELAHAAGLSLER
- a CDS encoding YccF domain-containing protein; its protein translation is MSLLRLLFNIAWFVLGGFVMGLAWWLAGLLCFISIIGIPFGRACFVIGELAFWPFGQEHVNRRVLHGHEDLGTGPLGFVGNLVWFFLFGIWLAIGHLAHALGCFITIIGIPFGIQHLKLALLSLTPIGRTVVPVRD
- a CDS encoding type 2 periplasmic-binding domain-containing protein, with the translated sequence MIRWLMGLLCLQPFLFAAAQDAATLRIGTNEEVMSKLPGVQQKVLEAYANLGLATQLVDMPAARLPLVLQQGHLDGIMVMEPEVVSQWQHMHLVKPAIFKTELRLYGHRSLKVDSFEDLQPLTLISVHAIRVLEYQAKALKISNITYAKSLPGAVDMLRKGRGDIMLMLPSVVEEFARQQGVDGKAVDDKAMDDKAMEDIVPLPLPPLVNYYFHMLADSQTELTTQLSRELERLRRECPEPSDTVVCQTIR
- a CDS encoding class I SAM-dependent methyltransferase; translation: MKLNDFERSVVRSRARRILQDRVEAPLLLSLYDKGPGPCAAALEIGCGFGNGVDFIRRRLGAERVTAVDLDQAMVQSTRDRYAHEPWFNAMTADATDLPFADGSFDLVCNFAVFHHIPNWQGAVAEVYRVLTPGGYFLLTDLYRSAICNPIARRLFDHPQQNRFDHKQFLAEARRCGFEPVGQRNFCNLAGQMLLQKVVTQVRP
- a CDS encoding mechanosensitive ion channel family protein gives rise to the protein MQKSLGAVMLLWLLAMGTATAAESPSNATANAAQSDLITAVAKEEQIDQEIAGDMGADAHFDYRDPLHRDTPRGALQGFFHAADAEDFNRAARYLDLRYLPRGMNIQQAPEYAMMLLAIIDRNLWVDLARISDSPEGAVNDGQTAERDSFASLTVAGREVELLLQRVPGSKSSWVWKVSSATVAQLPELYRTLGYSPLVEWYIRHAPAGRLLMLDLWEWALILSLLGGAFVVVLPLTWLLRAWLLRSRWPLRYELARLSSGALRFLLAVLLYKLALGNTTLPAPTRDIADNGLLLALTSVWMLWSLTGLVQSHWRERLMARGNKQAAALLRPLSNLVRTTVLALATLMWLQHMGFNAGAILAGMGIGGIAVALASKQSIENFIGAVTLYASAPVKVGQRCRMGELEGRVEEIGLRLTRIRTLDRSVLHIPNAKLAEMEIENLSEREKIRFNPAIRLDYSTGGEQIQAIVTDIKALLARHPMVEKQPLEVTLGGFGQFGLELKVLAYLATTSVATYHQLAHELHLGIMTIIEHHGSSLVPAAMVMGADEKGSGREWPNPRVVQAE